Proteins co-encoded in one Bremerella sp. TYQ1 genomic window:
- the fliG gene encoding flagellar motor switch protein FliG, giving the protein MSGKRDPSQHFSNPALRKAAIILMSLPEDAAAQLMGKLTPKQVELVCIEIAQLDNLSGPEQEAAILSFAEQNPNQLGGGGGGISLAKSLVTKALGKNATETLDNVRQSVESVPFGFLRKVDSQNLLTFIVDEHPQTIALILSHLPASYGAELISGLPAERQLSVIRRIANMGQTNPEVIREVERGLEDRMASVMSQSFENAGGIPSVAEILNVTDRTTGKALLENLSQEDPDLVEEIRRLMFVFDDIQKLMDKDIQAVLKNVETSQWAMALKGASQDLRDKIVGNMSKRAGEMLLEEMDFLGSVKLSEVEAVQQQIVDIVRRLEDAGEIQLTASDEEEMMIQ; this is encoded by the coding sequence ATGTCCGGTAAACGCGATCCCAGTCAGCACTTCTCGAACCCTGCGCTTCGCAAGGCCGCCATCATTTTGATGTCGCTTCCCGAGGACGCAGCCGCTCAGCTGATGGGTAAGCTAACCCCGAAACAGGTCGAGTTGGTCTGTATCGAGATCGCTCAGCTCGACAATTTGAGTGGGCCGGAACAAGAGGCGGCCATCCTTTCGTTTGCCGAGCAAAACCCCAATCAGTTGGGAGGTGGTGGAGGAGGCATCAGTCTTGCGAAGTCACTTGTGACCAAAGCGCTGGGCAAAAACGCCACCGAAACGCTCGACAACGTACGGCAATCGGTCGAGTCGGTACCGTTCGGTTTTCTGCGCAAAGTCGACAGCCAGAACTTGTTGACGTTTATCGTCGACGAACACCCGCAAACGATCGCGCTGATTCTGTCGCACCTGCCGGCATCGTACGGGGCCGAGCTCATCTCGGGGCTACCCGCGGAACGCCAGCTATCAGTGATTCGCCGCATCGCGAACATGGGGCAAACCAACCCCGAGGTGATCCGCGAAGTCGAACGAGGCCTCGAAGATCGAATGGCCAGCGTGATGAGCCAATCGTTTGAGAATGCCGGAGGTATTCCGAGCGTCGCCGAGATCCTCAACGTGACCGACCGCACCACTGGAAAAGCGCTGCTGGAAAATCTGTCGCAGGAAGACCCTGACCTGGTCGAAGAAATCCGCCGCTTGATGTTCGTCTTCGACGACATCCAGAAGCTGATGGACAAAGACATTCAAGCGGTGCTCAAAAACGTCGAGACATCGCAGTGGGCAATGGCCCTCAAAGGTGCCAGCCAAGATCTGCGAGACAAGATCGTCGGGAATATGTCCAAGCGAGCCGGCGAAATGCTGCTCGAAGAAATGGACTTCCTCGGTTCGGTCAAACTTTCGGAAGTGGAAGCCGTTCAACAGCAGATCGTCGACATCGTTCGCCGCTTGGAAGATGCCGGAGAAATCCAGCTGACCGCAAGCGACGAAGAAGAAATGATGATCCAATAA
- a CDS encoding aryl-sulfate sulfotransferase — MGTSHDLRCRTSNKRRKRHRVNRIEQMEDRRLLAVNTVGLFANSPQANDGYTLIAPSTSRITYLIDQEGHEVNRWVSQYNPMASYLIGSELAASDETGVYEPGDMIRAAQTPNVAGEMTAPGASGRLELFSWYGDLKWQFDLNEVNNGLPNRDLRLHHDFEVMPNGNILAIAWQRVRYDEAVAQGRDPSTLQASTRYELWPDAIIEIDPSISTMQNGVLTSSRDAIVWQWSLIDHVVQDKYPNRQNYGSVSANPQRVDINYIPEVFGAGSILADWTHFNGLDYNAELDQIVVSSREFSEFWVIDHSTTTAEARTESGGRSGMGGGILYRWGSPHVYDRGSLAAQQMRYQHDATWIDRDIDPGQNFLVFDNGWGRRGNENWSQVLEIDSPDDQQFYFNNRNETSDVDMIVFGTRKLNYVEDFANLDNPWSASWLPVTGNWDGVGGDSAGMYDPENNVVLLTNLTASATVWTDLQTFSGPDGAGAGWKPISGDWNNDGADTVGFYNPATNTFYLHAGGSNWTTFVGPGNGGVGWLPIAGNWDGAGGDSVALYHQPSGQWSYTNNNATFIAQAAHGPVGNDWRPIAGDWNNNGFDTFGVYNPNADYWYLNNRFDGSTTAQFSFRVPVNVPYDWIPMAGDWNNDGFDTVGLYDPHFYTLVPNYAYAPYAAEWTYSAPVKSNFFARIISGAQRLPNGNTLINEGTEGRFFEVTPQGNIVWEYRNPLSLQYDGPPGALDYNEAIPPVNIQGIDGVQGNLTFRIYRYQKDYTPQFMNGDLDTTISVEKLPDVTYYDTQGLYDPVTNNWFLSNRSDGTIADMITFNANQNDPSYFLPLAGDWDGDGKDSVGVFDPVLGEAYISNQLDGSITGYQTIRIPRNLLGWKPVVGDWDNDGIDELGLYDPVSNDWRLNTELTLAAAAHPSGTPGPVFDWSGDIFIDRPGGLPTTWLPIAGNWDGLGGDTFGLYDPATNNWYLNNQLNGGWSTAIDSSTGAPYGVIVDLPNPLPSTWIPYAGDWNGNGQDTIGLYDPSNGTWYMNNKIDGSISNLIVVPPRNDPPNWIPVIGDWDGTGATMAVQSQSLLIGGEPTVQLEGEEVVVAETASTPGLILEGEPFVLPLSESNSSATNHVEIQEASSFCGLAESSESFTPLDESLSQIDYWMPSPADYFVGPDEDTSEETFADEELITDIAVAWRD; from the coding sequence ATGGGTACCTCGCACGATCTTCGCTGTCGCACTTCCAACAAACGCCGCAAACGTCATCGCGTTAATCGCATCGAGCAGATGGAAGATCGCCGGTTGCTGGCGGTCAACACCGTAGGGCTTTTCGCCAATTCGCCGCAAGCCAACGACGGTTACACGCTGATTGCCCCGTCGACTTCTCGGATCACCTACTTGATCGATCAAGAGGGACACGAGGTCAACCGTTGGGTTAGCCAATACAATCCGATGGCTTCGTACCTGATCGGTTCCGAATTGGCCGCCTCCGACGAGACAGGCGTTTACGAGCCAGGCGATATGATCCGTGCGGCTCAAACGCCCAACGTTGCCGGCGAAATGACGGCTCCGGGGGCTTCCGGTCGACTGGAGCTGTTCAGCTGGTACGGCGATTTGAAGTGGCAGTTCGATTTGAACGAAGTCAACAATGGTCTGCCGAATCGCGATCTTCGATTGCATCACGATTTCGAGGTGATGCCGAACGGCAATATCCTGGCGATCGCCTGGCAGCGTGTTCGCTACGATGAAGCTGTCGCACAAGGACGGGATCCAAGCACGCTGCAAGCCAGCACGCGATACGAACTGTGGCCCGACGCGATCATCGAAATCGATCCAAGCATCAGCACTATGCAAAACGGTGTGCTGACCAGCTCGCGAGACGCCATTGTTTGGCAGTGGTCCTTGATTGATCATGTTGTGCAAGACAAGTATCCCAACCGTCAAAACTATGGCAGCGTTTCGGCCAATCCTCAGCGCGTCGACATCAACTACATTCCTGAAGTGTTCGGGGCCGGGTCTATCTTGGCTGACTGGACCCACTTCAATGGTCTCGACTACAACGCCGAACTCGATCAGATCGTCGTTTCTTCGCGTGAGTTCAGCGAATTCTGGGTAATCGATCACAGCACGACCACCGCGGAAGCAAGAACCGAATCTGGTGGACGCAGCGGCATGGGTGGCGGAATTCTTTATCGCTGGGGTAGCCCGCACGTTTACGATCGCGGTAGTCTCGCGGCTCAGCAGATGCGATATCAGCACGATGCAACTTGGATCGATCGCGACATCGACCCTGGGCAGAACTTCCTGGTCTTCGACAACGGTTGGGGACGACGTGGAAACGAAAACTGGTCGCAAGTGCTTGAAATTGATTCGCCTGACGATCAGCAGTTCTACTTCAACAACCGCAACGAAACGTCCGACGTAGACATGATCGTGTTCGGCACGCGAAAGTTAAACTACGTCGAAGACTTTGCGAATCTCGACAATCCTTGGTCGGCGTCTTGGCTTCCAGTGACTGGCAATTGGGATGGTGTTGGCGGCGATTCGGCTGGGATGTACGATCCCGAAAACAACGTGGTTTTACTGACCAATCTGACTGCGTCCGCTACCGTTTGGACCGACCTGCAAACGTTTAGTGGCCCTGACGGTGCTGGAGCCGGCTGGAAGCCGATCAGTGGCGACTGGAACAACGATGGTGCCGATACCGTCGGCTTCTACAATCCTGCCACGAACACGTTCTATTTGCATGCCGGCGGCAGCAACTGGACCACGTTCGTCGGCCCTGGCAACGGCGGTGTCGGTTGGTTGCCGATTGCAGGCAATTGGGATGGTGCCGGAGGCGATAGCGTTGCCCTTTATCATCAGCCCAGTGGGCAGTGGTCGTATACCAACAACAATGCCACGTTCATTGCTCAAGCCGCTCATGGCCCTGTCGGAAACGATTGGCGTCCGATCGCAGGCGACTGGAACAACAACGGGTTCGATACCTTCGGCGTTTACAATCCCAATGCCGACTATTGGTACCTCAATAACCGCTTCGATGGTTCAACGACTGCCCAGTTTAGTTTTCGTGTGCCTGTGAATGTGCCGTACGACTGGATCCCGATGGCGGGCGACTGGAATAACGACGGCTTCGACACCGTCGGGTTGTACGATCCACATTTCTACACGTTGGTTCCCAACTATGCCTATGCACCCTATGCGGCGGAATGGACATACTCGGCACCAGTGAAGTCGAACTTCTTTGCCCGGATTATTTCTGGGGCTCAGCGACTGCCTAACGGCAACACACTGATCAATGAAGGAACCGAAGGACGTTTCTTTGAGGTCACCCCGCAAGGCAACATCGTCTGGGAATATCGCAATCCACTTTCCTTGCAATACGATGGACCTCCAGGTGCATTGGATTACAACGAAGCGATTCCTCCGGTCAACATCCAGGGCATCGATGGCGTGCAGGGGAATTTGACGTTCCGTATTTATCGTTACCAGAAAGACTACACGCCGCAGTTCATGAATGGCGATCTGGATACGACGATATCGGTCGAAAAACTGCCTGACGTGACCTACTACGACACGCAAGGCTTGTACGATCCGGTCACCAACAATTGGTTCCTCAGCAACCGCTCGGACGGAACCATTGCCGATATGATCACGTTCAACGCCAATCAAAACGATCCATCCTACTTTCTGCCGCTGGCCGGCGACTGGGACGGAGACGGCAAGGACTCGGTTGGCGTGTTCGATCCTGTCTTGGGCGAAGCCTACATCAGCAATCAGCTTGATGGCTCGATTACCGGATATCAAACGATTCGTATCCCACGCAACCTGCTGGGCTGGAAGCCGGTTGTAGGCGACTGGGACAACGACGGCATTGATGAACTAGGTTTGTACGACCCTGTCAGCAATGACTGGCGATTGAATACCGAGCTGACGCTTGCGGCGGCGGCTCATCCTTCCGGAACGCCTGGCCCGGTGTTTGATTGGAGTGGTGATATCTTTATCGATCGCCCCGGAGGCTTGCCAACCACATGGCTGCCGATCGCTGGCAACTGGGACGGGCTCGGCGGAGATACGTTTGGCTTGTACGACCCCGCGACGAACAACTGGTATCTCAATAACCAGCTCAACGGAGGCTGGTCGACGGCGATCGATTCAAGCACCGGCGCACCGTATGGTGTGATCGTCGACCTGCCGAATCCATTGCCTTCGACTTGGATTCCTTACGCCGGAGACTGGAACGGCAACGGCCAAGATACGATCGGCTTGTACGATCCAAGTAACGGCACGTGGTATATGAACAACAAGATCGATGGAAGCATTTCCAATTTAATCGTTGTTCCACCACGCAATGATCCGCCGAATTGGATTCCCGTGATCGGCGACTGGGACGGAACAGGCGCAACGATGGCCGTACAAAGCCAGTCGCTGTTGATCGGAGGCGAGCCTACCGTTCAGTTGGAAGGAGAGGAAGTCGTTGTGGCTGAAACTGCCAGCACGCCGGGGCTGATTTTGGAAGGTGAGCCATTTGTGTTGCCGCTTTCCGAATCGAATTCCAGCGCGACAAACCATGTCGAGATTCAGGAAGCTTCCTCGTTCTGTGGACTGGCGGAATCAAGCGAATCGTTCACGCCGCTGGATGAAAGCTTGTCGCAGATCGATTACTGGATGCCCTCCCCAGCCGATTACTTCGTTGGACCAGACGAGGACACCTCTGAGGAAACATTTGCGGACGAAGAGCTGATCACGGATATTGCCGTTGCCTGGCGAGACTAA
- a CDS encoding 3-ketoacyl-ACP reductase, with translation MSKPVAIVTGSSRGIGRAIAERLAADGYCVTVNYNSSPDAANEVVAGIEEQGGEAIAVQANVGSEQGRTQLLEATLAKWHRLDVLVNNAGITSPGRLDLLEATSENWDLVLDTNLKGPFFLSQSAANAMLSQIEAEAIPSGKIINLSSLSAYASSPNRADYCIAKAGLAMMTQLFADRLGTENIQVFEVCPGIIATDMTGPVTEKYDKLIEEGITPIHRWGQPDDVAKAVSAICADYFPFSTGQRINVDGGFHLRRL, from the coding sequence ATGTCGAAACCTGTTGCCATTGTGACTGGAAGTTCCCGCGGAATTGGTCGTGCGATTGCCGAACGACTCGCCGCCGACGGGTACTGTGTCACCGTGAATTACAACTCCAGCCCAGATGCGGCTAACGAAGTCGTTGCCGGCATTGAAGAGCAGGGGGGCGAAGCAATCGCCGTTCAGGCCAACGTTGGATCGGAACAGGGCCGCACGCAGCTGCTGGAAGCAACCTTGGCCAAATGGCATCGCCTGGATGTCCTGGTCAACAACGCTGGGATCACTTCGCCAGGCCGACTCGATCTCTTGGAAGCGACCTCCGAAAACTGGGACTTGGTGCTCGATACCAATTTGAAGGGGCCATTCTTCCTCTCCCAGTCGGCCGCCAATGCGATGCTTTCGCAGATCGAAGCCGAGGCGATTCCTTCGGGGAAAATCATCAATCTTTCTTCGCTGTCGGCCTATGCCAGCTCGCCCAATCGAGCCGACTACTGCATCGCCAAAGCAGGTCTCGCGATGATGACGCAGCTGTTTGCTGATCGACTCGGTACCGAAAACATTCAGGTCTTCGAGGTCTGCCCTGGAATTATCGCCACCGATATGACCGGTCCGGTGACCGAAAAGTACGACAAGCTGATCGAAGAAGGGATCACGCCGATCCACCGCTGGGGACAGCCAGACGATGTCGCCAAAGCGGTCTCTGCGATCTGCGCCGATTACTTCCCCTTCAGCACAGGGCAGCGAATCAACGTCGACGGCGGCTTTCACCTTCGTCGGCTCTAA
- a CDS encoding S1C family serine protease, which translates to MRSPSLNILAVRLCWLLLATAVCYSPVISGNSARGSELRMTPIVKAVQSAKASIVNIHGHKTVSTVSAVGGDTPRQVNGMGTGVIIDRRGFIVTNHHVVDGVRRIQVTFNSGETLIARLIAHDLTTDLAVIKVDSSDELPVVNIGKSSDLMPGETVIAVGNAYGYENSVTRGIISALHRSVQVTENQKYDDLIQTDASINPGNSGGPLLNIDGQMIGINVAVRVGAQGIGFAIPVDTVMEIASRMMSTERMSDQYHGIRGKTLWDGDTASFKITGIEKDSPADAAGLRIGDTLTKIGEQKIERQLDVELALLNRTLGEEIALEVDRAGDAGKQLAIVTKSLSGATNVSDLAWRAMGVRVKSMPEQEFAQLSSRYRGGLQVTAVRAGSPAEVEGIQVGDILVGMHDWETISYENLDYILKNKSVTQRGAVRFYILRERDTLYGDISLAATQQLTQR; encoded by the coding sequence ATGCGTTCACCCTCCTTGAATATCCTCGCCGTTCGTCTTTGCTGGCTATTGCTTGCGACAGCGGTGTGTTATTCACCGGTTATCTCCGGCAATTCGGCCCGCGGGTCCGAGCTTCGCATGACCCCCATCGTGAAAGCGGTGCAGTCAGCGAAAGCTTCGATCGTAAACATCCATGGCCATAAGACAGTCTCGACCGTCAGTGCCGTTGGAGGCGATACGCCCCGCCAGGTGAACGGCATGGGAACCGGGGTCATCATCGACCGCCGCGGATTCATTGTCACCAACCATCACGTGGTCGACGGCGTCCGACGCATTCAAGTCACGTTCAACAGTGGCGAAACGTTGATTGCTCGCCTGATCGCACACGATCTGACAACCGACTTGGCCGTCATTAAAGTCGATTCGTCCGACGAACTGCCCGTCGTCAACATTGGCAAGTCGAGCGACTTGATGCCAGGCGAAACGGTCATCGCCGTCGGCAACGCTTATGGATACGAAAACTCGGTCACTCGCGGCATCATCAGTGCTTTGCACCGCAGCGTTCAAGTCACCGAGAATCAAAAGTACGACGATCTGATTCAAACCGATGCCAGCATCAACCCCGGCAACTCCGGCGGCCCACTGCTGAACATCGATGGCCAGATGATCGGTATCAATGTTGCCGTTCGCGTTGGTGCCCAGGGCATTGGCTTTGCGATTCCTGTCGATACCGTCATGGAAATCGCTTCCCGCATGATGTCGACCGAACGCATGAGCGATCAGTACCACGGCATCCGTGGCAAGACCCTCTGGGACGGCGACACCGCTTCGTTCAAGATCACCGGCATCGAAAAGGATAGCCCCGCCGATGCGGCTGGCCTGCGAATCGGCGACACGCTCACGAAAATCGGCGAGCAAAAGATCGAACGCCAACTCGACGTTGAACTCGCTTTGCTCAATCGCACGCTTGGCGAAGAGATCGCCTTGGAAGTCGATCGAGCAGGGGACGCTGGCAAACAATTGGCCATCGTCACGAAGAGTCTGAGTGGTGCGACCAACGTTTCAGATCTTGCCTGGCGAGCAATGGGCGTGCGAGTGAAGTCGATGCCTGAGCAGGAATTCGCTCAGCTTTCCAGCCGATACCGTGGTGGCCTGCAAGTGACCGCCGTGCGTGCTGGCAGCCCTGCTGAGGTCGAAGGCATTCAAGTCGGTGACATCCTGGTCGGCATGCACGACTGGGAAACGATCTCGTACGAGAACCTCGACTACATTCTGAAGAACAAGTCGGTAACGCAACGCGGAGCCGTTCGCTTCTACATCCTTCGCGAACGTGACACTCTGTACGGCGACATCAGCCTGGCCGCCACCCAACAACTGACGCAGCGATAA
- a CDS encoding thiamine-monophosphate kinase — translation MEQAFLQYLASQKQSLPTDGIGIGDDAAVLSWTADQKLVVCTDLISDETDFHLADVTPQQIGRKALAINLSDIAAMACEPTGALLTLLLPKGEDSLPLAQGIYEGAAQLGQQYGCPIIGGDTNSWPGKVAVSVTVLGRCPLGRPLLREGAQPGDAIFVTGTLGGSILGQHIAFQPRIREAIRLREICGLTAGMDISDGISIDLPRLCERSQTGAEIDVRWLPISDDARRMSQTTGKPPWWHALNDGEDFELLFTVPAAEADRLEAQWTETVPVTRIGTIRAEPQLTMLDESGQRQPLRPEGFSHQ, via the coding sequence GTGGAACAAGCGTTCCTGCAATACCTCGCTTCGCAAAAGCAATCGCTCCCGACCGATGGCATCGGAATCGGCGATGATGCGGCCGTGCTGTCATGGACAGCAGATCAGAAGCTGGTCGTCTGTACCGATTTGATCTCGGACGAAACCGACTTTCACCTCGCCGACGTTACCCCGCAGCAGATCGGTCGAAAGGCGTTGGCCATCAACTTAAGCGATATCGCTGCGATGGCCTGTGAGCCCACAGGCGCTCTGCTAACGCTGCTTCTGCCCAAGGGTGAGGATTCACTTCCTTTGGCCCAGGGCATCTACGAGGGAGCCGCTCAGCTCGGCCAGCAATATGGTTGCCCGATCATCGGCGGCGACACGAACAGTTGGCCTGGCAAAGTAGCGGTAAGCGTCACGGTTCTCGGCCGCTGCCCGCTTGGTCGCCCGCTGCTTCGCGAAGGAGCCCAGCCTGGCGACGCGATCTTCGTTACCGGCACGCTCGGTGGTAGCATCCTGGGGCAGCACATCGCGTTTCAACCGCGCATCCGCGAAGCAATTCGTCTCCGCGAGATTTGCGGACTGACCGCAGGGATGGACATCAGCGACGGGATCTCGATCGATCTGCCACGGCTGTGCGAGCGCAGTCAGACCGGGGCGGAAATCGATGTTCGCTGGCTACCGATTTCGGACGATGCCCGGCGAATGAGCCAAACCACCGGCAAACCGCCGTGGTGGCATGCCCTGAACGACGGCGAAGACTTCGAGCTTTTGTTCACTGTTCCCGCCGCGGAAGCAGATCGTTTGGAAGCCCAATGGACCGAAACGGTTCCGGTGACAAGAATAGGGACCATAAGGGCCGAGCCGCAGCTGACCATGCTCGACGAGTCAGGTCAGCGGCAACCGCTTCGCCCCGAAGGATTTTCACATCAGTAA
- the tsaE gene encoding tRNA (adenosine(37)-N6)-threonylcarbamoyltransferase complex ATPase subunit type 1 TsaE, translated as MSTITWEATSEDDTKKLGTILADAIPPGTVVALNGTLGAGKTRLVKAMADALGIPAEDVISPTFVIMQRYFGGKTLYHFDVYRIKDDDEFLELGPEEYFDSDGITLLEWADRVENCLPHDYLRIDIEVLGETCRQFTISSVGTDLENVPLQVKDAL; from the coding sequence ATGAGCACGATTACCTGGGAAGCGACTTCCGAAGACGATACCAAGAAGCTGGGCACCATCCTGGCCGACGCCATTCCGCCTGGCACTGTGGTGGCCCTGAACGGCACGCTGGGGGCCGGCAAGACGCGCCTGGTCAAAGCGATGGCCGACGCGCTCGGTATTCCCGCGGAAGATGTCATCAGCCCGACGTTTGTCATCATGCAGCGATACTTCGGCGGCAAGACGCTCTATCACTTCGACGTCTATCGCATCAAAGATGACGACGAATTCCTCGAGCTTGGCCCGGAAGAGTACTTCGATTCCGATGGCATCACGCTGCTGGAATGGGCCGACCGGGTCGAAAACTGCCTGCCGCACGATTACCTTCGAATCGACATCGAAGTCCTCGGCGAAACGTGCCGCCAGTTCACGATCTCGTCCGTCGGTACCGACCTGGAAAACGTACCGCTCCAGGTCAAAGACGCGCTGTAG
- the hslU gene encoding ATP-dependent protease ATPase subunit HslU: MPQAHQDLTPREIVKMLDADIVGQNEAKRAVAIAVRNRWRRKHLPQELQQEVSPKNILMIGPTGVGKTEIARRLAKLTGAPFIKVEATKFTEVGYYGRDVESMVRELVDNAIGIVRETEKEAVQEEAKKRAEKRLLDQLISPRPPHTATEPEEQEKHERSRQRMKEMLEAGKLEDRTVELTVEQKGTPVMIGGMGMEQMDMDLQGMLEKIMPKNSTRRELTVAEARKVLVEQETEALLDKERIYEAAIELAENLGMIFLDEIDKIVAGEGKGGTDVSRQGVQRDLLPIVEGTTVQTKYGYVNTDHVMFVAAGAFHKVSPSDLMPELQGRFPIRVELSDLTKEDFVRILTEPKSSLTRQYVELMKTEEVAVRFTEDALEEIASYAFQINQTTQNIGARRLYTIMERLLEELSFEAPEMKYGTVEVNAAYVKQRLDDVSKDEDLSRFIL, from the coding sequence ATGCCGCAAGCACATCAAGACCTGACGCCGCGTGAGATTGTGAAAATGCTCGACGCCGATATCGTCGGGCAGAACGAAGCGAAGCGGGCCGTAGCGATTGCCGTGCGAAACCGTTGGCGTCGCAAGCATCTGCCGCAAGAGCTGCAGCAGGAAGTCTCGCCGAAGAACATCCTGATGATTGGCCCGACCGGCGTCGGTAAGACCGAGATTGCTCGTCGTTTGGCCAAGCTGACGGGGGCTCCGTTCATTAAAGTGGAAGCGACCAAGTTCACCGAGGTGGGCTATTACGGCCGCGACGTCGAGAGCATGGTCCGCGAACTAGTCGACAATGCGATCGGCATCGTTCGCGAAACCGAAAAGGAAGCGGTTCAGGAAGAAGCGAAAAAGCGCGCCGAGAAACGCCTGCTCGATCAGTTGATCTCGCCCCGTCCTCCGCATACGGCCACCGAACCGGAAGAGCAGGAAAAGCATGAACGCTCGCGGCAGCGGATGAAAGAGATGCTGGAAGCGGGCAAGCTGGAAGACCGAACGGTCGAGCTGACGGTCGAACAAAAAGGAACGCCGGTCATGATCGGCGGGATGGGCATGGAGCAGATGGACATGGATCTGCAAGGAATGCTCGAAAAGATCATGCCCAAAAACAGCACGCGTCGCGAACTGACGGTGGCGGAAGCTCGGAAAGTTCTTGTCGAGCAAGAAACCGAGGCCCTGCTGGACAAAGAGCGGATCTACGAAGCGGCGATCGAATTGGCCGAAAACCTGGGCATGATCTTCCTGGACGAGATCGACAAGATTGTCGCCGGCGAAGGCAAAGGAGGCACCGACGTGTCTCGCCAAGGGGTACAGCGCGACTTGCTGCCGATCGTCGAAGGAACGACCGTGCAGACGAAGTATGGCTACGTGAATACCGACCACGTGATGTTCGTCGCCGCAGGGGCATTTCATAAAGTGAGCCCCAGCGATTTAATGCCGGAACTGCAAGGACGTTTTCCGATTCGCGTAGAACTTTCGGACCTGACGAAGGAAGACTTCGTACGAATCTTAACCGAGCCGAAATCGTCTCTCACCCGGCAATATGTCGAGCTGATGAAGACGGAAGAAGTCGCCGTCCGCTTTACCGAAGATGCGCTCGAAGAGATCGCTTCGTACGCGTTTCAGATCAATCAAACGACGCAAAACATCGGTGCTCGGCGGTTGTACACGATCATGGAACGTCTGCTGGAAGAATTGAGCTTTGAGGCGCCCGAGATGAAGTACGGCACCGTCGAAGTCAACGCCGCCTACGTCAAACAACGACTGGACGACGTCAGCAAAGACGAAGACTTAAGCCGCTTCATTTTGTAA
- the hslV gene encoding ATP-dependent protease subunit HslV has protein sequence MRIRSTTILAVRHNGEVAIGGDGQVTMNTSVMKSDASKIRPLLGGKVWCGFAGSTADAFALLERFESMLKDYPGNVPKAATELAKQWRTDRAMRRLEALMVVVDAQQTLLLSGTGDVIQPTDGVLGIGSGGNFATAAAKALVKHSDLSAEEIVRESLKIAADIDIYTNDNIKIHRVEMD, from the coding sequence ATGAGAATTCGCTCGACAACCATTCTGGCCGTGCGACATAACGGCGAAGTCGCCATTGGCGGCGATGGCCAAGTTACCATGAACACCAGCGTGATGAAATCGGATGCGTCCAAGATCCGTCCGCTGTTGGGAGGCAAAGTGTGGTGTGGGTTTGCCGGATCGACGGCCGACGCATTCGCTTTGTTGGAACGTTTTGAATCGATGTTGAAAGACTATCCCGGCAACGTTCCCAAAGCAGCCACCGAACTGGCCAAGCAGTGGCGAACCGACCGCGCGATGCGTCGCTTGGAAGCGTTGATGGTGGTCGTCGACGCCCAGCAAACGCTGCTGCTTTCCGGTACTGGGGACGTGATTCAGCCGACCGATGGTGTGCTGGGGATTGGCTCCGGCGGCAATTTCGCGACCGCCGCGGCCAAGGCTTTGGTCAAGCATAGCGATCTGTCGGCCGAAGAGATCGTTCGCGAAAGTTTGAAGATCGCCGCCGACATCGACATTTACACCAACGACAACATCAAGATTCACCGCGTGGAGATGGACTAA
- a CDS encoding hydrolase produces MSQPLANPLLMTPDNTVLLVIDMQAKLLPWIRFGDKVAWNTRRLLDGAEIVGLPFLGTEQYRQGLGPTIEPLAAKLGEMPDKLHFSSYDAVSKKLAELGRPKVLIAGIEAHVCVQQTALDLLSLGYEVYLAVDAIGSRFAADRKFALRRMESSGVTLTTTEAALFEWCRVAGTPQFKQISQLVRESPPYTEGESPNPPK; encoded by the coding sequence ATGTCTCAGCCGCTTGCTAATCCGCTTTTGATGACGCCTGACAATACGGTTTTGCTAGTCATTGATATGCAGGCCAAGTTACTTCCGTGGATTCGCTTTGGCGACAAAGTGGCTTGGAATACGCGGCGGCTTTTAGATGGGGCCGAGATCGTCGGTCTGCCATTTCTCGGAACCGAGCAATATCGCCAGGGCCTCGGCCCGACGATCGAGCCGTTGGCGGCCAAGCTGGGCGAGATGCCCGACAAACTGCACTTCAGCAGCTACGATGCCGTTTCCAAAAAGCTGGCCGAACTGGGCCGGCCGAAAGTCTTGATTGCAGGGATCGAAGCTCACGTCTGCGTGCAGCAAACAGCGCTCGACTTGCTTTCGCTCGGCTACGAAGTTTACCTGGCGGTTGACGCTATCGGATCGCGGTTTGCTGCCGATCGCAAGTTCGCACTGCGAAGAATGGAATCGAGCGGCGTTACGCTTACCACCACGGAAGCCGCATTGTTTGAATGGTGCCGCGTCGCAGGCACACCGCAGTTCAAACAGATCAGCCAACTCGTGCGAGAATCGCCCCCTTACACGGAAGGGGAAAGCCCTAATCCACCCAAGTAG